A stretch of the Streptomyces sp. NBC_00078 genome encodes the following:
- a CDS encoding ATP-binding protein, with protein MSTTEVDAPARPAPSPLRGGIRGFADRWPFRRKLNLLVGVPLAVVATLLSYLIADQVGQARDAASAADLVRNSEQVASLVNEVESEHQLAVLLSVRYEAGGRGVRSTLSAYRKSQDAVDARIAKVRDAFGDALPDGEAQALKEVEGLTSLRGTVEQSYLPATNIDPAYDNATRTVIDGLGLDRNAELAATFTGNLLDSLLRADAAHGSFETGVFSATTGDTNALIEFTTAVGAYQLYMSQSERFARFGTEQQADELAGIEHTSYQRAITEAYAELQVAPSTLQATTPAEIKAAFQQALNDYPAYPQQAESRLKITSSLIHQIADGADSASTSAWWRAGLLLAAALLGFVLWLAFSVLVRRSVVRPVQALTGAAQEVADVAGRELARVADDDAEDDSAPKLREMPVTARDEIGELAEVINRVQTTAVALLERQVLSRRNIAEMFGNVGRRVSNLTARQLALIDAVERGETDPALLERLYSIDHIAVRLRRNADSLMLLAGIRETVLDSGPTALTNVVRAALGQIEGFQRVRLHARTEVMVEPDIIGDLTLMVAELLENAVSFSPEGSPVEVYVRDTSGADTMHAGGASIVVSDHGLGMSPERLAEENARLIRRERLDVVPTKVLGLFVVGSLARRWDIAVELSRTPGGGMTAEVTVPSSLLLAMSPMAVSAGPAAGRRSELPGPTGPAGGADGSAGFAFSAGAYDNPADLAEPAGSTGRKAASWGAGADRFGASPLTGPVSGPRPSATGEEATGWPHDTGLDGRPSPLPRRVPRRETPADPPSTGPATSTDATTPVATPDPAPARAGTTTGPAPEARGTTARRTPTTADAAAGPTPETPGAVAGAGFGGVSGAGATPFVPQARAEAAAGPSHGRSGDSAPAGQNGLAEPVSSSQVRPGATTPSAQAGTAPAPPGDDSPRPLRRRVRGATLRTTVDAGQQAARQAPRLADAAAVRDALDEFEAAVERAHRDSGAGHRPATNDPHDQNHLPEGAEQ; from the coding sequence GTGTCCACGACCGAGGTGGACGCGCCGGCCCGGCCGGCCCCGTCGCCACTCAGGGGTGGCATACGAGGCTTCGCCGACCGATGGCCCTTCCGGCGCAAGCTGAACCTCCTGGTCGGCGTACCCCTGGCCGTCGTGGCCACGCTGCTCTCCTACCTCATCGCCGACCAGGTGGGCCAGGCGCGGGACGCGGCGTCCGCGGCTGACCTGGTGCGCAACAGCGAGCAGGTGGCGTCGCTGGTCAACGAGGTGGAGAGCGAGCACCAGCTGGCGGTCCTGCTCTCCGTGCGCTACGAGGCCGGAGGCCGCGGTGTCAGGTCCACCCTCTCCGCCTACCGCAAGTCCCAGGACGCGGTCGACGCGCGGATCGCGAAGGTGCGCGACGCCTTCGGCGACGCCCTGCCGGACGGCGAGGCGCAGGCGCTGAAGGAGGTCGAGGGCCTCACCAGCCTGCGCGGGACGGTCGAGCAGAGCTATCTGCCCGCGACCAACATCGACCCCGCCTACGACAACGCCACCAGGACCGTGATCGACGGTCTCGGCCTGGACCGCAACGCGGAGCTGGCCGCCACCTTCACCGGCAACCTGCTGGACTCCCTGCTGCGCGCCGACGCCGCGCACGGCTCCTTCGAGACCGGCGTGTTCTCCGCGACGACCGGCGACACCAACGCGCTGATCGAGTTCACCACCGCCGTGGGCGCGTACCAGCTCTACATGAGCCAGTCCGAGCGCTTCGCCCGCTTCGGCACCGAGCAGCAGGCAGACGAACTCGCCGGCATCGAGCACACCAGCTACCAGCGGGCCATCACCGAGGCCTACGCCGAGCTCCAGGTCGCTCCCAGCACCCTGCAGGCGACCACGCCGGCGGAGATCAAGGCCGCCTTCCAGCAGGCTCTGAACGACTACCCCGCCTATCCGCAGCAGGCGGAGAGCCGGCTGAAGATCACCTCGTCGCTCATCCACCAGATCGCCGACGGTGCCGACAGCGCGTCGACGAGCGCCTGGTGGCGCGCGGGCCTGCTGCTGGCCGCGGCCCTGCTCGGGTTCGTCCTCTGGCTCGCCTTCTCGGTGCTGGTGCGCCGCTCGGTCGTGCGGCCGGTGCAGGCGCTCACCGGCGCCGCCCAGGAGGTCGCCGACGTGGCGGGGCGCGAGCTGGCGCGGGTGGCCGACGACGACGCCGAGGACGACAGCGCGCCGAAGCTGCGCGAGATGCCGGTCACCGCGCGCGACGAGATCGGCGAGCTGGCCGAGGTGATCAACCGGGTGCAGACCACCGCGGTCGCCCTGCTGGAGCGGCAGGTGCTCAGCCGCCGCAACATCGCCGAGATGTTCGGCAACGTCGGCCGCCGCGTCAGCAACCTGACGGCCCGTCAACTCGCGTTGATCGACGCGGTGGAGCGCGGCGAGACCGACCCCGCGCTGCTGGAGCGCCTCTACTCGATCGACCACATCGCCGTCCGTCTGCGCCGCAACGCCGACAGTCTGATGCTGCTCGCCGGCATCCGCGAGACGGTCCTCGACTCCGGCCCCACGGCCCTCACCAACGTCGTACGCGCCGCGCTCGGCCAGATCGAGGGCTTCCAGCGGGTGCGGCTGCACGCCCGCACCGAGGTCATGGTGGAGCCCGACATCATCGGCGACCTGACGCTGATGGTGGCCGAGCTCCTGGAGAACGCCGTGTCGTTCTCGCCCGAGGGCAGCCCGGTCGAGGTGTACGTGCGCGACACCTCCGGCGCGGACACGATGCATGCCGGCGGCGCGTCCATCGTGGTCTCCGACCACGGCCTGGGCATGAGCCCCGAGCGGCTCGCCGAGGAGAACGCGCGACTGATCCGCCGCGAGCGGCTGGACGTGGTGCCGACGAAGGTGCTCGGCCTGTTCGTGGTCGGCAGCCTTGCGCGCCGCTGGGACATCGCCGTCGAACTGTCCCGCACGCCGGGCGGCGGTATGACGGCGGAGGTGACGGTGCCGTCGTCGCTGCTGCTGGCGATGAGCCCGATGGCCGTCTCCGCCGGCCCCGCGGCCGGGAGGCGCTCCGAGCTTCCCGGCCCGACGGGTCCCGCGGGAGGTGCGGACGGCTCGGCCGGCTTCGCGTTCTCGGCGGGCGCGTACGACAACCCGGCCGACCTCGCCGAGCCCGCCGGTTCCACGGGGCGGAAGGCGGCAAGTTGGGGTGCCGGCGCCGACCGTTTTGGTGCTTCGCCGCTGACCGGGCCCGTCTCCGGGCCCCGGCCGTCCGCCACCGGCGAGGAGGCCACCGGGTGGCCGCACGACACCGGCCTCGACGGCCGGCCCAGCCCGCTCCCGCGCCGGGTGCCCCGCCGGGAGACCCCCGCGGACCCACCATCCACGGGCCCGGCCACGAGCACGGACGCGACAACCCCCGTCGCGACACCGGACCCGGCGCCGGCACGCGCCGGCACCACCACGGGCCCGGCCCCGGAAGCCCGCGGCACCACCGCGCGCCGGACACCGACAACGGCCGATGCCGCCGCGGGCCCGACCCCGGAAACCCCCGGCGCCGTCGCGGGTGCCGGCTTCGGTGGGGTGTCAGGGGCCGGGGCGACCCCCTTCGTGCCGCAAGCTCGTGCCGAGGCCGCCGCGGGTCCGAGTCACGGTCGGTCCGGCGATTCAGCCCCCGCCGGGCAGAACGGGCTTGCCGAACCGGTATCGTCTTCCCAGGTCCGGCCAGGTGCGACAACGCCGTCCGCCCAGGCCGGGACCGCTCCGGCTCCCCCCGGAGACGACTCCCCCCGACCTCTGCGCCGCCGCGTCCGCGGTGCCACGCTCCGTACGACCGTCGACGCCGGCCAGCAGGCGGCACGGCAGGCCCCGCGGCTCGCCGACGCTGCTGCCGTGCGGGACGCGCTGGACGAGTTCGAGGCGGCCGTGGAGCGGGCACACCGCGACAGCGGTGCCGGCCACCGGCCCGCGACCAATGACCCGCATGACCAGAACCACCTCCCGGAAGGAGCCGAGCAGTGA
- a CDS encoding ABC transporter substrate-binding protein: protein MTSKAPRPRSIRSYSAAAVALVATTALLAGCGSSDGNKSSDPLQGGKSDGKTVVVGSNNFAESILIADIYGEALKAKGVKVTYKPNIGSRETTYGLLKNGSITVLPEYNGALLAYLDPKSTPKTVEATTAAIEAKLDSKLTLLDPASAQNKDSVTLNKATADKYKLTAQSSIADLKDIAKDLTIGASPEFQTRQQGLVGLKSVYGLDFESFKPLDAGGPLTQAALTKNTVQAADLFTTDPTILKEKHVVLQDPKNLFGFENVQPLVYKSGLSSEGVAALNAVSAKLDTKAMQDLDSQVQLESKDPLDVAKAWLKTVGLG, encoded by the coding sequence GTGACTTCCAAAGCCCCACGCCCCAGGTCCATCAGGAGCTATTCCGCGGCGGCCGTCGCGCTCGTCGCGACCACGGCCCTGCTGGCGGGATGTGGCTCCTCCGACGGCAACAAGTCCTCCGACCCGCTCCAGGGAGGGAAGTCCGACGGCAAGACCGTGGTCGTCGGATCGAACAACTTCGCCGAGAGCATCCTGATCGCCGACATCTACGGCGAGGCCCTGAAGGCCAAGGGAGTCAAGGTCACCTACAAGCCGAACATCGGCAGCCGCGAGACCACGTACGGGCTGCTGAAGAACGGCTCCATCACCGTGCTGCCCGAGTACAACGGCGCGCTGCTGGCCTACCTCGACCCCAAGTCGACGCCGAAGACGGTCGAGGCCACGACGGCCGCGATCGAGGCCAAGCTGGACTCCAAGCTGACGCTCCTCGACCCCGCGTCCGCGCAGAACAAGGACTCGGTCACGCTGAACAAGGCCACGGCCGACAAGTACAAGCTGACCGCCCAGTCCAGCATCGCGGACCTCAAGGACATCGCGAAGGACCTGACCATAGGCGCCTCGCCGGAGTTCCAGACCCGGCAGCAGGGCCTGGTGGGCCTGAAGTCCGTGTACGGCCTGGACTTCGAGAGCTTCAAGCCGCTGGACGCGGGCGGTCCGCTGACCCAGGCGGCGCTGACGAAGAACACCGTGCAGGCCGCGGACCTCTTCACCACCGACCCGACCATCCTCAAGGAGAAGCACGTCGTCCTCCAGGACCCGAAGAACCTCTTCGGCTTCGAGAACGTGCAGCCGCTGGTCTACAAGAGCGGTCTGTCCTCGGAGGGCGTCGCCGCACTGAACGCGGTCTCCGCCAAGCTCGACACCAAGGCCATGCAGGACCTGGACTCCCAGGTGCAGCTGGAGAGCAAGGACCCGCTGGACGTCGCCAAGGCCTGGCTGAAGACGGTGGGCCTCGGCTGA
- a CDS encoding ATP/GTP-binding protein, protein MTGSDAITRAAPDTVKILIAGGFGVGKTTMVGSVSEIAPLRTEERLTAAGLGVDDVDGIEEKQATTVALDFGRITVSRDLVLYLFGTPGQQRFWFMWNDLALGALGAVVLIDVRRPDTSFAAIDFFERRGIPFVVGVNGFYGDHPYPPDEIREALALPDHVQVLLCDARERESSRDVLIALIDQLIAAQQG, encoded by the coding sequence TTGACCGGCTCTGACGCCATCACCCGGGCGGCGCCCGACACGGTGAAGATACTCATCGCCGGGGGCTTCGGCGTCGGCAAGACCACCATGGTCGGCTCGGTCAGCGAAATCGCCCCGCTGCGCACGGAGGAACGCCTGACCGCGGCCGGCCTCGGCGTCGACGACGTCGACGGCATCGAGGAGAAGCAGGCCACCACCGTGGCCCTGGACTTCGGCCGCATCACCGTCAGCCGCGACCTGGTCCTCTATCTCTTCGGCACCCCCGGCCAGCAGCGGTTCTGGTTCATGTGGAACGACCTCGCCCTGGGCGCCCTCGGCGCGGTCGTCCTCATCGACGTGCGCCGCCCGGACACCAGCTTCGCGGCCATCGACTTCTTCGAACGCCGGGGCATCCCCTTCGTCGTCGGCGTCAACGGCTTCTACGGCGACCATCCCTACCCGCCCGACGAGATCCGCGAGGCCCTCGCCCTCCCGGACCACGTCCAGGTCCTGCTGTGCGACGCGCGCGAGCGGGAGTCGTCGCGGGACGTGCTGATCGCTCTGATCGACCAGTTGATCGCAGCCCAGCAGGGCTGA
- a CDS encoding DUF742 domain-containing protein yields the protein MSSGDTAGRLVRLFALTGGRTRPSRADFTLITTVTAVDPPPTSATRPQPEHQRILRRCGEPIAVAELAALLDLPVSVVVIMLCDLLETGRITARPPHPVSCNPDPDLLQKVRDGLDRL from the coding sequence GTGAGCTCTGGCGACACGGCAGGCCGTCTTGTACGACTGTTCGCACTGACCGGCGGACGTACCCGGCCCAGCCGCGCCGACTTCACGCTCATCACGACGGTGACCGCGGTGGACCCGCCGCCGACCTCGGCCACCCGCCCGCAGCCTGAGCACCAGCGCATCCTGCGCCGCTGCGGCGAGCCGATCGCCGTCGCGGAACTCGCCGCGCTGCTGGACCTGCCGGTGAGCGTGGTGGTGATCATGCTCTGCGATCTCCTGGAGACGGGCCGCATCACCGCCCGCCCTCCGCACCCCGTCTCCTGCAATCCGGATCCGGACCTGCTGCAGAAAGTGAGGGACGGCCTTGACCGGCTCTGA
- a CDS encoding roadblock/LC7 domain-containing protein, whose translation MTRPIPATHTQLDQLLTGLVERVAEVNHAVVLSEDGLVVSRSTGFLRDDAERLAATASGLMSLSKGVSMDFRGGPVRQALIEMAHGYLILTSAGPGAHLVVLTSQGADVGVVAYQMNMLVKKIGEHLSAAPRAGLGPTAESGA comes from the coding sequence ATGACACGCCCCATCCCCGCCACCCACACCCAGCTCGACCAGCTGCTGACCGGACTCGTCGAGCGGGTCGCCGAGGTGAACCACGCCGTCGTGCTCTCCGAGGACGGACTGGTCGTCAGCAGGTCCACCGGGTTCCTGCGCGACGACGCCGAGCGGCTGGCGGCTACCGCGTCGGGGCTGATGAGCCTGAGCAAGGGCGTCAGCATGGACTTCCGCGGCGGCCCGGTGCGCCAGGCGCTGATCGAGATGGCGCACGGCTATCTGATACTGACCTCGGCCGGCCCGGGCGCCCACCTTGTCGTCCTCACCAGCCAGGGCGCGGACGTGGGCGTGGTGGCGTACCAGATGAACATGCTGGTGAAGAAGATCGGCGAGCACCTCAGCGCGGCGCCGCGGGCGGGCCTCGGCCCGACCGCCGAGTCCGGCGCGTGA
- a CDS encoding nitrate- and nitrite sensing domain-containing protein, translating to MSERTGARRRLGSIRLSLILLALVPGVTLATMWGITTKQMFDEGLRLRGQTQLSRSTGAMGTDATLALQQERTLSAAWLADPHGSRAALQAQREETDKAVAKLVGQTDAINKAPARISDRLYSVLGSVGSLEYYRGQVDDPTDITAAQALGQYSSIIDDQIHAFQELSQVDDGDLTSQAGPLVALEHAAELVSQEDAQLTMAWPSGHLGEKDWSAFAQLVDTRRWLVQDQIVPALSGSAKTQTARILQSPEWQTLQGIEDQVLAGRPSATDGRVALPDAQRRRAWAAAFDKVGDQYARLIDGQTSALLDDSADKADNLLLTAASLSAGGLIALLLCVGMSWRITRSLSRRLRGLREATLSLAEERLPDVVARLDRGETVDADLAAPPLDYGGDELGQVARAFNKAQRTAVHTAVELADTRRGFQKVILGIARQSQNLINLQLTKLDALERRHSDPDVLSGLYELDSTASQLRRYEENLVIISGEQPRRSWREPVALVDILRSAVGEVAEYQRVEVHTDEDVYVAPPAVADVIHLLAELIDNATVYSPAPAPVAVRAALVAKGLAVEVEDRGLGMSEEDYASFNAQLAVEPQFDVVALADDLRLGMFVIARLATRHGIAVTLRPSPYGGTTAIVLLPHEIVVRESPAAGDSSAAAEPATGEQPAEPVREPGPAAPARTVPAPAPTLASSARREGVAPLPRRVPQTSLAVELREEPAGDEHNGHAEEFTAERAAASLAGFQRGTLRARDDDAEKQNDQEEAPVSREPDAHLPTEGTTSPALDRARAGGPPSSTPPADR from the coding sequence ATGTCTGAACGGACAGGTGCCCGGCGCCGTCTCGGCTCCATACGTCTCTCCCTGATCCTGCTGGCCCTGGTGCCCGGCGTCACCCTCGCCACCATGTGGGGCATCACGACCAAGCAGATGTTCGACGAGGGGCTACGACTGCGCGGTCAGACCCAGCTGAGCCGGTCGACCGGCGCCATGGGCACCGACGCGACGCTCGCGCTGCAGCAGGAGCGCACTCTGTCGGCGGCCTGGCTGGCCGACCCGCACGGCTCCCGGGCCGCACTGCAGGCGCAGCGCGAGGAGACCGACAAGGCGGTCGCGAAGCTGGTCGGACAGACCGACGCGATCAACAAGGCACCCGCGCGCATCTCGGACCGGCTGTACTCCGTTCTCGGTTCGGTCGGCAGCCTGGAGTACTACCGGGGCCAGGTGGACGACCCCACCGACATCACCGCCGCGCAGGCGCTGGGCCAGTACAGCTCGATCATCGACGACCAGATCCACGCCTTCCAGGAGCTCTCCCAGGTCGACGACGGCGACCTCACCTCGCAGGCCGGCCCGCTGGTCGCCCTGGAGCACGCGGCGGAGCTGGTCTCCCAGGAGGACGCGCAGCTCACCATGGCCTGGCCGTCCGGGCATCTGGGCGAGAAGGATTGGAGCGCGTTCGCCCAGCTGGTCGACACCCGGCGCTGGCTCGTCCAGGACCAGATCGTCCCCGCGCTGAGCGGCAGCGCCAAGACGCAGACCGCGCGGATTCTGCAGAGCCCGGAGTGGCAGACCCTGCAGGGCATCGAGGACCAGGTGCTCGCTGGCCGGCCGTCAGCCACCGACGGCAGGGTCGCGCTGCCCGACGCGCAGAGGCGCAGGGCGTGGGCCGCCGCGTTCGACAAGGTCGGCGACCAGTACGCGCGGCTGATCGACGGCCAGACGTCCGCTCTGCTCGACGACAGCGCCGACAAGGCCGACAACCTGCTGCTCACCGCCGCCTCGCTCAGCGCGGGCGGGCTGATCGCCCTGCTGCTGTGCGTGGGCATGTCCTGGCGGATCACCCGCTCCCTGTCCCGGCGGCTGCGCGGCCTCAGGGAGGCCACCCTGAGCCTGGCCGAGGAACGGCTGCCGGACGTCGTGGCCCGCCTCGACCGGGGCGAGACGGTCGACGCGGACCTCGCGGCCCCGCCGCTGGACTACGGCGGTGACGAACTCGGGCAGGTGGCACGGGCGTTCAACAAGGCGCAGCGCACGGCGGTGCACACCGCGGTCGAACTCGCCGACACCCGGCGCGGTTTCCAGAAGGTCATCCTGGGCATCGCCCGGCAGAGCCAGAACCTGATCAACCTGCAGCTCACCAAGCTCGACGCGCTGGAGCGCCGGCACTCCGACCCGGACGTCCTGAGCGGCCTGTACGAACTGGACTCCACGGCCAGCCAGTTGCGCCGCTACGAGGAGAACCTGGTCATCATCAGCGGCGAGCAGCCCAGGCGCAGCTGGCGTGAGCCGGTCGCGCTGGTCGACATCCTGCGCAGCGCCGTCGGCGAGGTCGCCGAGTACCAGCGGGTCGAGGTGCACACCGACGAGGACGTGTATGTGGCGCCGCCCGCGGTGGCCGACGTGATCCACCTGCTGGCCGAGCTGATCGACAACGCGACCGTGTACTCGCCCGCGCCTGCCCCCGTCGCGGTGCGCGCCGCACTGGTGGCCAAGGGCCTGGCCGTGGAGGTCGAGGACCGCGGTCTCGGCATGTCCGAGGAGGACTACGCCTCCTTCAACGCCCAGTTGGCGGTGGAGCCGCAGTTCGACGTGGTGGCGCTGGCCGACGACCTCAGGCTCGGCATGTTCGTGATCGCCCGCCTCGCCACCCGGCACGGCATCGCGGTCACACTGCGCCCGTCGCCGTACGGCGGCACGACGGCGATCGTGCTGCTCCCGCACGAGATCGTCGTACGGGAGTCGCCGGCGGCCGGCGACTCCTCCGCTGCGGCGGAGCCGGCCACCGGGGAGCAGCCCGCGGAGCCCGTGCGGGAGCCGGGCCCAGCCGCCCCCGCCCGCACCGTCCCCGCTCCCGCTCCCACCCTCGCGTCCTCGGCCCGGCGCGAAGGTGTCGCCCCGCTCCCGCGCCGCGTGCCCCAGACCAGTCTGGCCGTCGAACTGCGCGAGGAACCCGCCGGTGACGAACACAACGGCCACGCCGAGGAGTTCACCGCGGAACGGGCCGCGGCCTCGCTCGCCGGTTTCCAGCGGGGCACGCTCCGGGCGCGGGACGACGACGCGGAGAAGCAGAACGACCAGGAGGAAGCACCCGTGTCTCGGGAACCGGATGCGCACCTCCCCACCGAAGGCACCACCTCCCCCGCTCTCGACCGCGCCAGAGCGGGGGGACCCCCGTCCTCGACACCGCCCGCCGACCGCTGA
- a CDS encoding substrate-binding domain-containing protein has protein sequence MNTPPPPPLPRRRVRLAALAAVVCLLAAGCSGSGGSDSTADTVGRAGGGRLKVALVTHASDGDTFWNLVRKGAEAAAEKDGIDLTYANDPDSAGQAELVRDAVRQKVDGIALTLAKPQAMKGPVAAAKAAAIPVAGLNSGIDSWRSEGILEFFGEDESLAGRAVGDKLDGLRAKHALCVIHERGNVGLEARCAGVKKTFDGSTENLYVEGTDANATGAAITARLRQDPTIDEVVTLGAQFALTAVKSVRQSGSRARVATFDLNQELVKAVESGDVQFAVDQQPYLQGYLAVDALWLYRTNGNVSGGGVSPVLTGPAFVTRTNVASVARFAARGTR, from the coding sequence ATGAACACTCCTCCCCCACCTCCCCTCCCCCGCCGACGCGTGCGCCTCGCCGCCCTGGCCGCGGTCGTCTGTCTGCTCGCGGCCGGCTGCTCCGGATCCGGCGGCAGCGACTCCACCGCGGACACCGTCGGCAGGGCGGGCGGCGGCCGTCTCAAGGTCGCCCTGGTCACGCACGCCTCGGACGGCGACACCTTCTGGAACCTGGTGCGCAAAGGCGCCGAGGCGGCCGCCGAGAAGGACGGAATCGACCTGACGTATGCCAACGACCCCGACTCGGCGGGGCAGGCCGAGCTGGTGCGGGACGCGGTCCGGCAGAAGGTCGACGGCATCGCGCTGACCCTCGCCAAGCCGCAGGCGATGAAGGGTCCGGTGGCCGCGGCCAAGGCGGCGGCGATACCCGTGGCCGGCCTCAACTCGGGCATCGACTCCTGGCGGTCCGAGGGAATCCTGGAGTTCTTCGGCGAGGACGAGAGCCTGGCCGGCCGGGCGGTCGGCGACAAGCTGGACGGCCTCAGGGCCAAGCACGCACTGTGCGTCATCCACGAACGCGGCAACGTCGGCCTGGAGGCCCGCTGCGCCGGTGTGAAGAAGACCTTCGACGGCAGCACCGAGAACCTCTACGTCGAGGGCACCGACGCGAACGCGACCGGCGCCGCCATCACCGCCAGGCTGCGGCAGGACCCGACGATCGACGAAGTGGTCACGCTCGGTGCCCAATTCGCGCTGACCGCGGTGAAGTCGGTGAGACAGTCCGGCAGCAGGGCCCGGGTCGCCACCTTCGACCTGAACCAGGAGCTGGTGAAAGCGGTCGAGAGCGGTGACGTGCAGTTCGCCGTAGATCAACAGCCGTATCTGCAGGGCTATCTCGCGGTGGACGCGCTGTGGCTGTACCGGACCAACGGCAACGTCAGCGGCGGCGGTGTGTCCCCCGTGCTCACCGGCCCGGCGTTCGTGACCAGGACGAACGTGGCCTCGGTGGCCAGGTTCGCGGCACGCGGCACGCGCTGA
- a CDS encoding MFS transporter, whose protein sequence is MEPSLFAHRGFPAALVTSTSFFAATNGLMTVIVPQLRLGLDADVLTAGLAPAPWSVGLAVASWTAGAYLVGRYGARLMSVGLALLLGALSAIAVYGTAGADSVPTLLLPALAVVGTRRGPVHPAFFTLALKPLQPQEAGSAAGLLNAVQQWGATLRVAVLGSVYLSSPRPDGVSSALHAARPARWAAVALVAVSHAASRVMGGRRRG, encoded by the coding sequence GTGGAGCCGAGCCTGTTCGCCCACCGGGGCTTCCCGGCCGCGTTGGTGACGTCCACGTCCTTCTTCGCAGCCACCAACGGCCTGATGACGGTCATCGTGCCCCAGCTCCGACTGGGCCTGGACGCAGATGTGTTGACGGCGGGCCTGGCACCGGCTCCCTGGTCGGTGGGCCTGGCGGTCGCGTCCTGGACCGCAGGCGCGTACCTGGTCGGGCGGTACGGGGCACGACTGATGTCCGTAGGCCTCGCGCTGCTGCTGGGTGCCCTGTCCGCGATCGCGGTGTACGGCACGGCGGGCGCGGACTCCGTTCCGACGCTGCTGCTGCCCGCCCTCGCCGTCGTCGGGACTCGGCGTGGGCCTGTTCATCCCGCCTTCTTCACCCTCGCGCTGAAGCCGCTCCAGCCCCAGGAGGCCGGCTCGGCCGCGGGCCTGCTGAACGCGGTCCAGCAGTGGGGCGCCACGCTGAGGGTCGCCGTCCTGGGCAGCGTCTACCTGAGCAGCCCCCGGCCTGACGGCGTGTCATCGGCCCTCCATGCGGCCCGTCCGGCGAGGTGGGCGGCGGTCGCACTGGTGGCGGTCAGCCATGCGGCGAGCCGAGTGATGGGCGGACGCCGGAGGGGCTGA
- a CDS encoding AsnC family protein, giving the protein MPDDLDRALIHAPHIDGPAPFSRIATALDVSPQTVARRTGGCVRGRRRGSWDCRTRIGRGERSGSSGSPWRRGPHRTWRRPWCAVGTRHG; this is encoded by the coding sequence ATGCCGGACGACCTGGACCGCGCGCTGATCCACGCGCCGCACATCGACGGGCCCGCGCCCTTCAGCCGGATCGCCACCGCGCTCGACGTCTCGCCGCAGACGGTCGCCCGACGTACCGGCGGCTGCGTACGGGGGCGTCGTCGCGGGTCGTGGGACTGCCGGACCCGGATCGGGCGGGGCGAACGCAGTGGCTCGTCCGGCTCACCGTGGCGGCGGGGTCCGCACAGGACGTGGCGCAGGCCCTGGTGCGCCGTCGGGACACGTCATGGGTGA
- a CDS encoding DUF6114 domain-containing protein, which translates to MSVSPRQGVRPAFRHWRARRPFLGGLLLALGGAEILLTEKASLKVIMHIGMQGLAGYLLPTVMLLCGLLILFSPAQRLFYSIIGVLCSLGSWLTSNLGGFFIGLLLGVVGSCLAFGWLPDQEPRRGRRQRREEAPAAKDVPEAVEL; encoded by the coding sequence ATGTCGGTCTCCCCGAGACAAGGCGTGCGGCCCGCTTTCCGTCATTGGCGGGCCCGCCGTCCGTTCCTGGGCGGGCTGCTGCTCGCCCTGGGCGGGGCGGAGATCCTGCTCACCGAGAAGGCCTCGCTGAAGGTCATCATGCACATCGGCATGCAGGGCCTGGCCGGCTACCTGCTGCCCACCGTCATGCTGCTGTGCGGCCTGCTGATCCTCTTCAGCCCGGCTCAACGCCTGTTCTACTCGATCATCGGCGTCCTGTGCTCCCTGGGCAGCTGGCTCACCTCGAACCTCGGCGGCTTCTTCATCGGCCTGCTCCTGGGAGTCGTCGGCAGCTGCCTCGCCTTCGGCTGGCTGCCGGACCAGGAGCCGCGCCGCGGCCGCCGGCAACGGCGCGAGGAAGCGCCGGCGGCGAAGGACGTACCGGAAGCGGTGGAGCTGTAG